A genomic stretch from Falco biarmicus isolate bFalBia1 chromosome 17, bFalBia1.pri, whole genome shotgun sequence includes:
- the LOC130160300 gene encoding feather keratin Cos1-2-like — protein sequence MIKASPAPRSLIHFSCLLLPGSQVHLQPQDMSCCDQCQPCQPCQPCQPCGPTPLASSCNEPCCRQCQSSTIVIQPSAVVVTLPGPILSSFPQNTAVGSSTSAAVGSILSCEGVPINSGGFDLSCITSRYCGSRCRPC from the exons ATGATAaaagccagcccagctcctcgcTCCCTCATCCACTTCTCTTGCCTCCTTCTCCCTGGGAGTCAG gtgcacctccagccccaagACATGTCCTGCTGTGaccagtgccagccctgccagccctgccagccctgccagccctgcggcCCGACCCcgctggccagcagctgcaatGAGCCCTGTTGCAGGCAGTGCCAGAGCTCCACCATCGTCATCCAGCCCTCCGCCGTGGTGGtgaccctgcccggccccatcctcagctccttcccgcagAACACCGCCGTGGGCTCCTCCACCTCCGCTGCCgttggcagcatcctcagctgtGAGGGAGTGCCCATCAACTCCGGGGGCTTTGACCTCTCCTGCATCACCAGCCGCTACTGCGGCAGCAGGTGTCGCCCCTGCTAA